The nucleotide window GATGTGTAGAGATCGGGAAAACCCGATACCCTTTCTCAAATgagaccgacgacggcgacgacggcacccaGAGCTGCGCCGGCGACCTTGACGGCGCGGTTGGGGTCACTACCGGCAGCGGCGTTCTGCGAGCCGGAACCGCCGGAAGAACCGCTCGTCTCCTGAGCGGCGAACGCGCCGGTGAAGGTCGTGAGCAGTGTGCTGCTGCCCGAGACGGCCtgggcgacggtggcgggTCCGGTGATGGCGACCCCATTGATGGTGCGGGTGACGGTGACAGTGTCCGTCTTGTAGGCCCAGCCGGGGCCCATGCCTCCCCATGCGCCGCCAGGGGCCCACcagccgtcgacggcgcaCCCCGTGATAGTGACGGCGGCATCCGTCTGAGAGGCGCCGCCCCACCAGCCACCGCTGTAAGTGAAGGTGCTAGTGGTGCCGCAGTTGGTGAAGGCGTtgcagacggacgaggagacggacgTGTAAGACGCCAGTGCGGCCGAGTCAGTGGTGCAGGCGGAGCGGACGCAGTCGTTCAGCTGCGGAGCGTCGGTGCAAAAGGCTTGCGGGGTAGGGGTGGCGGTCGCAAAgtgggaggagaagcaggagCTCTAGTTAGGGGGAGGGACAGTGTCAGTAAACATTGACGCGGAGAAAGAAACTTGGAGACGGgaggagacagagagacggGACAAAGATGGAACTGAATTTTGCGATGACGGGAGGATGTAGGGGGAAACATGGGACTTACAGCGCACTGAGCAGCACCCTTGCCGAAACCGCCGGGGCCGAAACCGCCCCATCCACCGCCGTATCCGAATCCTCCGAAGCCGGCGCCATTGCCGGGGCCCCAGTTTCCGTTGCCGGGCCCGTtgggggcggcgacggcagcagcgccCTGAGCCAGGGCAGCAGCGACGATGGTAGCCTTCATTTTGAGTAGCTTCTtgttgcttcttcttcctgtgTTTTACTGTGTGCAAAATATGCCGCTAGGGGGGGCGGATATGAGATAAGACTTGGTAGGTTGGATGGAAAATGTTGTGACGAAAACGAATATGCGTCCCGGTCTGATGGTTCGAAACAAAAATCCAAACAACAGACGGTCAGGAGTTCGAACGACTCCCCTTTATATCCAGAGAACGACATGACCGCCTCCGCGCCTCACGCTCACTCACCGACGTCGCCGCTGATCCTGCCACTGCAGATTGGCAGTGCGACGACAGAGCTTCGGTCCCGAGAGGCCGTATGGCCGAACGGCAAAAAAGGCAATGACATGGTGTCTTAGCGGCCCCTTTCGCCTGCCTCCCTTGTAGAGGAGGGGAACCGCCGCGGTCCACGGACACCTCGTGGACTCTTTGAGCCCTTCGCAGATCCTATTCGGATACCCATGCGGCTGGTTCAACAAGACGCACAAAGTCATGTCCCCCCGCAGTCTGCAATCTTACGCTTTCCACACAGCTCCCCCTTCAAGAAGCCATCTCGCGGCTGTGGCATGACAGGATACCCGGCCAGTGTTACGggaagagacagagagagaagatACCTCGATGATGCCCATCCCGGAAGCCTTGCTCGGAGTCAGCCCTTGCTTATCCTGCAGCAGCCGGGCAACTCTAGTGGCCCTTCGGCACTGTATGCTTACCTTAGCTCAGTGGGGACGCGTAGGTCAAGTATCGGTTGGTGTGATACGACAGGTGATGGTAGTAGTCCGGGATGGGGTTTGGGGAACACCGGCCGTAGCGGGAGCCCTAGTGTCGGTCGGTGATCCATCGCGGTCCAAGCCAATCAACACCAACCTCCGTTTCCACCGCGCTGGCTCGGTCCTCCACGTAACCCATGAGAGAAAACGTGGAACACCTCTTGgcttttgcttcttctcccaATTGTCGCGTAGTCGTTGGATAGGCTTTGTGATGTATGAGCTCGTCTGAATGCgtgtgttggtgttgatgtgATGTAGGGGTCTGCTACTTCTGCTGATGTAGCTTGCATCCAGCCCGTCGGGATCATGCTGTCCCTCTAGGCGCGGTTAAAAGGAAGGACGCGAAACATCATCACTCGGACTACTGTctgggcgccgaggacctggTCACCGAGTTGGACCGAAGTCTTATTCGATTTGTTTCACAATATGTGCTTATGCTAATTCTGGGTCCGGGCTAATCAAGCCTCTCCCACAGCCCTCCATCATTCAAGGAAGCTGCCATCACCAATGGCAGCAAGTCTTAGGCTAGCTGCCGTCGTGCCGAGAGGCGAGGCTGGTCATTCCGGCATGAGCTAAGATGGGATACTCTCACGGGCTGCCGCACCAGCCTCGATGGATGACGCGGACAGTTGTTTGTCAACTGATTGACTGAATGCGCGTTTATTGTTTCTTGTTCCACGTGTGTCAGATGGCCGGCTGTCTGCAACGCCCCCATCACTAAGATTAATCCCTGCCGAAAGGACCCTGCGGTGCTTGATGCTCTGCAGCAGGCCTGTCATCCCAATCCCGTCCTGTCCTGTTACAAACTCCAACGCAAAAAGAAAGCCCGAAATCTCATCTCAAACATGCCATTGCAGTAGGGTAGTCCAGCCCCAAGCTCATACAAGTAGTCCATCGTTCCCAACACAGCCTatttcccccttcccatgACGTCCaactcatcatcatcatgaaTGGAATCTTTCGACTCCAGGCTCAGCGCTAGCACCGCTGAGGAAACCACTGCCATTGGGTTCTTTGCCACACGGGCTTGCCCTACAGCATTGTGCCAAAGgtgtcctcctcctccttgaacGGTATCGGCTTGCGCGGACTGGCGTCGTCCGTAGTCTTGCGGTGACGGAACGTGAAGCCGACAAAGAGACTCTTGCCCATTTCATCATCGCGATCCGCCATGGTCTCCAGTGCCTGCTGCTTGTCATGGACCTCCTTGTACTTGGCCATGTCGGCCTCGTTGGTGAAGTCATCAAAGTATCCTGCGTCGGTCTCCGAATCGAGCTCGGGCACAAATGGAGCCTTGGTGCTACGCAAGGTGTCCCAGTCAACCTCAGCGAAGTAGTGGTGATCGAAGATCTCCTTGATGTTTGAGAAGCGCTTGGACCGGGAGTTGATGCAACTAGGGTTCGGTGTTAGTACTTGTCGCACACAAAGTCTCGAAAAGGCCACTTACGTCGTGATGAAGTTCCATGTGCGGTTGCTTAGGAAGTAGTTAGGGTCCTCCCAGACGGGGCGCTTCAGAACCTCTCTCCAGTGCTTCAAGTTCCGCCAAGTCTCGTCAGGGGTGGAGCCCGCAAAGGGAGGGAATCCCGTTAGTGCCTCGAACAGCATGCAACCCAAACTCCAATAATCTACCGTGTAGTCGTACTCGTCTCCTCGAAGAACCTCGGGCGCCATGTAGTCAGGTGAGCCGACGATGGACTTGGCGTAGTTCGTGTCCTTTGCTCGCATCGTCTGGTATCCCTCGCGTCGCTCTGCCACTGTTCGCTTGTCCATCGGCTTTCCGAACGGCACCGATGTCTCAGAAGCCTTCTCGAGGCGTACTCGCATCGACTCGATCTTGGCTGGAGCGAGCATGCCGGCAGCCAAACCGAAGTCAGTGAGCTTGACGTGTCCGGTTGAGTCAACAAGGAAGTTCTCCGGCTTTAAGTCTCTGTGGATGTAGCCTAGCTGATGAAGGGCATCAACTGAGCAGAACATCTCGGCGATGTAGAATCGCGCATGACGGTTGCTCAAGACACCAGTGTTATTCAACAGGGTGCGGAAGTCTCCACCCGGCACATACTCCATGGCAAGATAGATACTCTTGTCATCCTGAAAAGAGTAAAGCAGACGGACTAACCAATCACTCTTGGCGGTGGTGAGGATGTCACGCTCTGTCAGGACGTGGCGGACCTCGTCCAGTTTGAAGAGCAGTTTCTTGCTCATCACTTTCAGGGCGCAAACCTCGCGTGTATCCTTCTTCTGGGCAAGGAAGACCTGGCCGTAACCTCCCTGTCCGACCTGCGTCAGGATCTGGAAATCACCCTGCCGAAGCCTAACGCGTCTCTTTCTTAGATTGGCGCGCTCTCGGCCCTTGTACTTCTGCCACATCTGATTGTACGTCGCTTCATCCGTCTCGGGCGGAGGCGGAATTTCCGACTGGAACGCAGTCAGGCGGTTCTGTCTGGAGCCGACATACGTCAGGAGGTCGAAGTAGTAGTCAAGAAAGTCTGCTACTCGTTAGCTCAGGCGCGGCAGGTCTGGGGAACTCGAACATACAGAGCTGAGTCACGTTGACCAGTCTTCGGACATTGGGGCGCTGAAGGATTTCCAGCTCTTCGGGGGTCAGTGCTCTCTGGGTGTTGAATTTGTTCCTGGGGGTCACAGCCTTCTCTTTGGGTTGGTACAACTCGTGGCGAGAGATGGCGGCGTGGCTTTGCTGGTAAGGAGAGTCGTTGCCCCCAAGGCGTGGAATGGGAGGAGTATTTTCCTGTCCGTGGGACTTTTTCAAGGGACTGCCGGTGGAGATGGCCCCCTTGTGCAACACGCTCTCATCTACATTCGGGCTGTTTTCGTTGCCCCTTCCGGTGGACTGGGGGGTGGTGATGACACTCAGCGGGCGATCGAGTCTGGGCCGTTCGAGAACAGGCGTGTTCAGCTTGAGGGCGTTGTCAAATGCGTCAGGCAGTTCATGAGCTCCAGGGGGAAGTGTTCTCTTGCTGGGGCTGCCCTGAGGCGTGCTGGATGGGTTGACGAAGCTGTTTCTCGTGGGCGTCTCCGGTCGCGACGCGGCGTGGGTGTCTCTGGCCCCTCCGGGGAACAGATTGGCCATGAAGCCCGACATGGTTGCGATGGTGCCAAGAAAACAGATCGAAACGGGGGCGTTGGGGGAggagcggcggcaaggaagaaaaaggcaAAAAACCAAAGCGGGCAAACGATCAGCTGGTGGAGGGCTGTCGAAAAGAAGGTCGAAAGGGTCGAAAGGGTCGAAAGCACTGCAAGGTACGAATAAAGTTGCGTGCTTCTGATAGAGGATGACCAGCGCGGCTTATTATGTTGTTATCTTCTCCGCCGTGGGGTTGATTTGGGCTGGAATCCAGGGTGATggatggagacgacgaccCAGGCAAGATCTATGGGCCTGAACCTGACCAAGAAAGGCTGACGGTAACCATGCACAGTCGATCGCTGCCCGGGTGGACACACTCGTTTTAGGGGGGGAAGACAGGGAACAAAGAGAAAGTGTTATTGGGCAATGCGGGGCATAAGTCAACAATGTTGCAGGGGCAACTATCAGGCCCCTGTCACAGGCGGGTTTCACGTGACTAGATAAGATAAACAGGTGTTACTGATCAGAGAGCTTATCGGAACAGTTCATCTTGGCTTCGCGATATCCAAATCTTACGTACTTGCGCCAACACCATCTTTGAAAACGACTTCGAACTCACCCACCCTGTTGTTCGAATCCTACCATACAAGCTCGAACTTTACAAGATGCCGAAGGAACGCAACTTTAATCCGGTACAAGCCCAGAGAAAGGCTGACAAAGCGAAAGCGATAAAGAAAGGTTCGTCCCGACCGCAGGAAAAGCGTATGGCCCTCATCGGCGATCTCGTAGCTGACGTGTCACCTATCTAGGCAAGGCCGAAGTCCAGTCCCGTCGCAATGAGAAACTTGCGCGCCGGAATCCCGAACGAATCCAGAAGCAGATCGACGATCTCAAAGCTGTTACGACAGGGGGCGGTAAACTTTCTCGGCATGAAGAGCAAGTTCTTGAAGGTCTCGAGAAGGAGCTCCATGCAGTGAAGAAGGCACGCGAAGTACTAGGCGACAAAGCACCCACATTCGGCCGCGGCAGTTATGATCGCGATGGCGATGCTTCGAGGGGCGTGCTTGGAAAGCGGAGACGGGACAACGATGAGTTGACCAGCGATGAGGATGTCCCCGATGAAGTCAAGCGAATCCCCATGCCGCGAGATACCCCTCCACCGATCCCAAAGGAAGTGATGGATAAGTGGTATGCTAAGAGACGAGCGAGGCGACAGGCTGAGCAGGCCGAACAACAAAAGTcagaggaaaaggaagacAAACCTGCAGCGCCAGAGCCCAAGACGGTGTACGAAGCCAAGCCAATGGTCCGAAATTTGGCACAAGAGGCAGTTTCTGCTTTCGTGCCTACTGCTGTAAAGATCAAAATggacaagggcaagggccAAGCAGGGTTGATGGAGCCCGAGGAGGCGGACAGGCTCGAGCAAGAAGGCTATTTAAAGTCAACAACCTCCGTGGATGAGACCGCAATTGCCGGGCCCAGGAAGGCTATGGTGGAAGAtgttgaagatgatgatgtctGATTGGGACCGCCGATTGCTTCGTCAAATCTAAAAACAAACGCATTGGTCTGAGAGTGCGTACCGACGAAGCCCGATGCCGACTCCTTGCCTCGAAATCATCGAAATCTTTACGGTGGTCGTCCCTGCGACTTGGCACCAAATATACACCCAACAGGGGATTGCCTCCGGCCGGCTTGTTATGATTGATCGCTTTCGCGGTTCAAAAACTGCCGCGTGCCAGACGACGTTTTACGAGAGTTCTCGTCAGTGGAGACGGATGGCAGGCCGAGAGTACTGTCCTCTAGCATCACAAGCTGCGGAAGTATGAAGAGAGATCAGACAGTGAGTCTACACCAATAGCCAAAGCGGTGACTGCCAACCAGACCTGAACACACATATAAACCCCTGCATTGCGGATGCAGTCTTTCCCATCGACAATTTTCAGGCCAAATGAGAAAAGCGTCGTCCACCAACGGTGCAACATAACGACGTAGAATTTGCAATCGAACAATATCCTGCTCGGAACTCGACTCTGTCTGGGATAACGTACGAGAGGAATCTTGTGCTTTCATATTGTAATTATCGGGCCATGATCGCTGAACAATTTGCATGGAGCAAGGCGTGGGGAGCACGCCTTTTTTCGGCCTGGAGTTTGGGATGTAAGTTTTGACTACAACTACACATCGGCGCAGCCACCAGTTCTTTATTGGCGCCAGAAGCACAAGGAAGCCGGCAATAGCGACGACAATAACTCTGAATTCGACAACAAGTTGTTTTCTTCGAGTGCGCTAACCGTTTTTGCAGGGATGTTGGCGAACAGATCAACTTTCAGATTATGAAGAGCAAAGGAGCAACAAGTATCCGTACATATCCAGACTTGTCAGTCATCTGCTGCACGATCGAAACCCTGACCTGATTTTACTGCTTGTGGAACTCGGAACGGTTTGTCGTCTTGCCAGACATGATATGCTAGATGACATGCTAGGCTTGGCCCCAACGCATCCACCCAATTGAaacgccgcccccgccgagAATAGCAGTTGTCGCCAACGTTAAGAACTTGATGTTTTCAACTACATACTCAATACTTTAACATGATTGGCCAAACGGGGAGGGTTCCGGACAggccctctctctcattgGCTTACCAGACTTCCTTGTCATTGACTTCTCGATATCGCCCCATCCCCTCCACTGAATTGACATGACCAGCTTCTGACGTTCAGCCAATACTGGAAAATACCCTGTTAGGATGTAAGCAAATCTGAACTTTGTTGTACGGAATCTTGTTTCCAGCACGTTCTTCTTATTATTTGCACCGGACTCCTCCAATGACGACCTGAAAACCTGTCACTGTGTAGCACCTCGGCCCATAGTCTTGTGTCAGTGACTGGTAGGGCAGGTGTTGCATGTAGTTGCGTACGTACGCTGATTTGAGCGTTTGTTTGTGATCATGTCACCAAGCACCTGCCAGTCGCCATTCCAACCTGCAACAGCACATAGTATACCGAGTTTGCCCTGTTGGATCACCGAAATTATCTGTCCGCTTAACAACCACACACGACTATCCTGCATTCGGATTCTGAAGATACCGCTCAAGTGGGAGCATACCTGGTTCTTGAATTCACCTACAAGAACGCTACGCAAAAGGTATAGGGGAGGGGCAATGGTTAAAGTATTGATCCAAAATGTTCGCGTGTTCGATAGCGAGACCATTCTTGAACCTGGCAATGTTGTCTTTACGCGATCCGCCGGCAACATTCAAAACTACATGGCCGACGACTCCGATGCTGAGACTTCCGACTTTGTCATTGATGGCCGAGGCTGCACACTCATACCGGGTCTCATCGACGTCTATGCCAATGTCAAAGGTGCCAACGCAGCCCTTGGCATGTATGCGAGCCTGGGCGTCACGACCATCCTCGACATGAGCAGCACCACCCAGCAATGCCAGGCCATGCGCGTCTACGCCGCCGGCAGAACGGGCATCTCGAGTTTTCTCACCTGCGGCACCGAACCATCTCCCGCCCGAGGCTATCAGCCGCAGCTGTACGACAGCCCGGACAGCTACATCATCCGCACGCGCGAGGACGCCGTGGCCTATGTCTCGTTGAAATCCAGCGGACCGGACAGCTCCGACTTCATCAAGGTTTCGGTCGACCCTGAATCGTTCGACGACGATATTCTCAagaccctcgccgacgccgcccacgcccacggCAAACTCATCATCGCCCGCACCGCCGGCAAGGCGTCCTACGAGCGCGCCCTACgcgccggcttcgacgtcTTCGCCCACGCGCCCCTGGACGCGCCCATCGACACCGTTCTGGCGCGCAGGATGGCCGCCAAAAACGCAATATTCGTGCCGACGCTCACCATGATGCGACGGCGTGCGTTGACCAACGACCCCACCGCAGACAACACCACTACCGAACCCTCCCACAGCTTCGACAGGACCACGGCCAACCGTGACCCTGTCGAGCGCCCCCGCACCGACGTCGTTCCCGGCGGCAGCTATGACCACGCGACGCAGAGCGTGCGCACGCTTcacgaggccggcgtcacCATCTGCGCCGGCACGACGGCGAACCCGGTCCTGGGGTCCCAAATCCCCTTTGGTGACAGCCTGCACGAGGAGCTGCGCCTGctggtcgaggccggcatgcCCGTGATCCACGCACTCCGCTCGGCGACCTGCGTGGCGGCCACTGCCTTCCGGCTCAGCGACCGCGGCATCGTCCGGGGCGGCCTCCGGGCCGACTTGGTGCTCGTCGAGGGGAACCCGCTCGAGGACATCACCGCGACGCGGAAAATCAGGAAGGTATGGATCCGCGGGGAGGAGATCGAACCGTCTGTCGCggcgcgcggcggcggcaaacACACCTAGCTCTGGGAGTTGCGAAGCCGCGGCGGCTGAGATATGATGGGCTGGATCGGATAGGGTTGTCTTTATCCAGGCGGCGCATGGGCGTATAGGATGAGGCAAGTGGTTAGAACTTTCAGGAAAAGGCAGCATTTGGAATTATACCCCTCCCTATTTCTGTTCAAATTGTGGAACGAATTGAAGTGTTCCCCCTCTTGGTATACTTGTCACCGCGATTAAGTCCCCGTCCGTTGTACATTGTGCACGCTCCCGCGGGGCGTCCATCGTGTCTGATGTGAATCCAGTCAGTTCCATAGAAGCCAATCcataaataaataaaaacCGTCGCGAAACCTCCTAGAAAGAAAACAGTCAAAAAACACTACTCCAACGTGCGAAAGTGCGACATCAACCTCTTCCACAACGCTTCCCGCCTCTCCCCCTACCCCTAGTACCATTTCCGGGTCACTTTTTGGCTGAAGCCCGGGAGATATCAGCAATGGTCTTGCCGAACCTTACGTTGTGacggccgtcggcgccgtccaacatcccgccctcgccgccctcagcGCCGTCGAAAACTCGCACACCGCGCAACACTATCATGGCCCCCCCTCCGTGtgcctcctcgtccgcctcctGCCTCCCATACGCCGGGACACGgatcctcgacgccctcgccctctctTCGATGCCCTTGAGTAATTCCCCAGCGCGGCCCGAGACGCCCGCACACGCCATCTCGTTGAGGATGCAGCAGGCCCTGCCGACGATGTCGTGGACCACGGGTGTCGAGGTGTTGGTCTCGAGAGACGGCAGGAGGGCATGCGCGACGGAGGAGCAGTACTCGGCCGCCCAAAACTCGTGCTTGATGGTGTAGATGCTGCGGTATATCCAGAGGTTCGTCATCATGGAGCTCGCGTGGAGCACCtggagggaggcggcgttgCGGCCGTCGAATAGGTCGGTGCCGGCATGGTTCGTGTAGCTGTAGAGAAGCCTCAGGGCGACGAAATCGTATGATGCTCTGGTGGGGAAAGCTGTCAGCTGGAGGCTTCCGGAGAGtgtttcctttttttctttcttgctATTGGCATCGGAGAGAAAGAATGAAATATGACTTGCTGGAGCAGCAAAACAGATGGCGAGACGCTGTTGCTCGTCATGAGATGGTTGGGAAGTGACAGCTTCCAGCAAAGGAGTTTGTTGTACAACGCCGTACACTGTCTGCTATCCAGAAGCGAGGCCTGTTCATTCATCGAGAACCCGGACGTGAACTGGTTGGAAATCTCGCAGAGGGAGCATTTGGCACTGAACACCTGCAACTGATGTGACGTTTGGCTATCCGGGCTGTCATCGGAGGTGGACAGAAAAGAGGCTTGCGAGCAGAGCCCTTGCTGGGCTTCCACGTCTTCGAATGCCTTCATTATTCGAGGCCTCGGAACCAGCATGTCTGGAGAGAACAATGCCGCCATTTTTCTGTGAGAGGTGGGCGCCTGATTAGTTGCAATGTGCACGCACTAGGGGGCTTTGGGTGATAGGGAGTACGTACGCAAAGAAGCAATAGAACCCCCATGTCATGTGAGAAACCGCCTTCCAGATCTTGACTTTGTGAGCCTCACTCGTTCCAGAAACCCTGAAGGCCATGGGGCCACCGGTCTCAAGACCAAGTTCCGACCAGGTGCGCTGGATCAAACTCCCGAGGCTGGCGGCCTGCGTGGGGAATGCTCGAGCGCCCTCATTCTTGGCGAAGAGCCAGAGAATGGCCGCGCCCTGCAGCAGTGTTAACGAGCTCGAACCCGAACATCTCTCCGATTCGAGCAAGTCGAAAGCACAGCGGGCAAACTCGAGGCTGAGCACGACGAAATTCCCCGAGTATGGACTGAAACTCTTGCGTGTCGCGTGTAGCTGTGGTCGTGTAAACGCGAACCTGTTAGCGAAAGGGACCCCGGCAGTATGGTTCAACACGCTGATTGGATTTCTAGTCACGAACAGAAGCCACGGCAAGAATTGCGTTGACGAGAAAGGGCGAACAGAAGCTTCGGCGCTGACCCGTCGAAAGGTCCGGTAAGGTGGCGCTTAGATCGGCAATGAAGAGCTCTCGGTCGACGAGGTGGGATAGGGTGCTGTCCCACATCCAAAAAATATCAAAAAGATGGGTCAACAGTTTGTTGTCCCGAGAAACGATTGTCCAGCGCGAAACTGGAAGGGCATGATCCGGCTCGGAGTTGGCTGACGGGTCTCTATTGAAGCTATCATGACTAAAGTGACCATCAGTAAGCAGAGTTCAAGGGTTATATCCACGAGTCCTACGTTTGGAACATACTTTGAAAGTGGTTGAGTTGTCGACTCGGAAGTCGGATCCCCTAGGCCCGGGGGTGAGGAGAGATCTGTCGAGACTCCTGCGTGCGGCAAGCCATCACGTAAGCGACTGCTCGTCTGGTGGATTTCCTGTTTAAAGCGTCTTGGAAACTCGCTAGGAGACTCACGTCTCTGTTCGTGAAACTTAGGGAGAAGGAGACTAGCGTCGGCTATCGATTGTatcgcctcgtcgaggtgcTCCGAGTGTTGTAGTTGCTTCAATATGTCCTGCGAGGCGCCGTCCCGACTCGCCCGGAGCAGTTCCAACACCCGTTGGCTGTTCTCATGGGCCCTCGACACGTAGTTGAGTTTCTGTTTCTGGGCCTGCCTCTGCGAGAGGCCCTCTGGGACGGGGTAGACACATGGCGAATTCGACGTCTTGCAGGTGTAGCAGCTCGGCCGGACGCCATCACACTATCGCAAGTTTTAGCCGGTCCTTGTTTTTGCTCGACCGTGTTTGTAACAACACCATCAACGCAACGAGACTTGGAAAGAGCTATTGCTGCTGACCTTGACCTTTCTCTTCCGGCAGCCTATGTGCTGTTATATCAGAGACTAAGCTTGTTAATTTCGGTGTGGGGAGCTAGTGTACCATTACATGCGGCTGAGACTTGTGACCCCTTCCTCTTTGGTGGTCTTGTGATGACGGGGGCCGTCGGCGGGGggccgctggcggcggcggcgagcggcAACAGCGGCCTGAGCTTTACTGTGTTTGACATGATTCAACCTCTTCCGTCCGGGCTGGTGGTGAACAGTGCCAGATGGCCTGCAGTGCACAAGATAGGAGCTGGGGAGAAAGAAAGATGATTGATTGGGTGACTGAATGCGTCCCTGTATTGGGCAACATAGGTACAGAGCGGTCTTTTTAGAGACAAGAAAAGAGGATTGGTCGACTCAGAACAGCTCTTGGAAAACCATTGCCTCCAGTCAAGGTCTAATAACCAACGCGAGGGGTAAGTCTCGAATCGTGAAATGGCGAgtaggggaggggaagataCGGGGTGATTGAACGAAGACTGATGTGGACAACGAAGAACGCACTTCTTGTTGACCTTTGGTCGTCGTTCTCTATCCGCAAATGCAAGGTCGCGTTTCTGTGATGTGATTGTCATGGGATAAATCCCCGTCGGACTATGTCGCCACGCGCAGCAGCGGAGAAGCCCGCCGCTGTTGTAGAGGTAAGAGAGCGAAAAACAAGGATGTGAGAATACTGGCCTTCGGCCGAGCCAAACAACTGTGCTTGCGGTCCGGAGGAGGCGCCGAAGGTCAAACAAGAAACGATACCGGACCAAACATGACGGAACCTTGATGCTGGAATTTAGTCACTGGAATGAGTAAGCGCAGCCCGGGGCTGCACTGTCTGAGGAAAGGGGGTCAGACGTTTCCCCTACCTGCGTTTGCCGGGGGCACGCGTCCGTCCCCCTTGGCCGTGACCTCGATACAGCGTGTGGGATCGCGGACGCACCAGACGTAAACCTATTTCTCAATAGGCGCGGCTAGGAGATATCCCTCCGGCTCACCCAGTGCAGAAgcaggaagaaaaaggaaagtTGGAGGATGGAACCGAGGCAAGCCCCAGAGATTAATCCAGGTAACCAGCCCAGGTGCACACTGGTGGTAGATGTAGCCAAGTCTGTTCTTTCTTGCAGCGGCACAGGTATAATGCACAATACCGATAGAAGTACGTTTGAAAAACCGAACAAACCCAGGCAAAGGTGTAATGGCCAGCACAGGGGACATATACAGCCTGGTCCAAGTGGTTCAGACCAGAGACAAGCACGTGGAACAATTGAGAGAGATGACCTGGAGGCACATGCTAGCTAGGAGTGCTATAATGTGCGATGTTGCAGCTCGGCAGCAGTTTACTGATGAGAACCCGGTGCCATCGGAAGCTGTGCCATGCAAGTCAGCTCATCCTTGATGGAAATTAGCGGAGAGGAAGAGTAGGCGCCGAGGGAAACAAAGGGAAATTTCATGCATGCTACCCACGAATACCTTACCTACTTGCCTTATGTAGTAGGCCCCGCGCTTATCCATGTCCGAAGCCCTGCTTTCTGCAGGATGCAAACCC belongs to Colletotrichum higginsianum IMI 349063 chromosome 5, whole genome shotgun sequence and includes:
- a CDS encoding Nitrogen assimilation transcription factor nira, which produces MSNTVKLRPLLPLAAAASGPPPTAPVITRPPKRKGSQVSAACNGCRKRKVKCDGVRPSCYTCKTSNSPCVYPVPEGLSQRQAQKQKLNYVSRAHENSQRVLELLRASRDGASQDILKQLQHSEHLDEAIQSIADASLLLPKFHEQRRESPSEFPRRFKQEIHQTSSRLRDGLPHAGVSTDLSSPPGLGDPTSESTTQPLSNHDSFNRDPSANSEPDHALPVSRWTIVSRDNKLLTHLFDIFWMWDSTLSHLVDRELFIADLSATLPDLSTGQRRSFCSPFLVNAILAVASLHATRKSFSPYSGNFVVLSLEFARCAFDLLESERCSGSSSLTLLQGAAILWLFAKNEGARAFPTQAASLGSLIQRTWSELGLETGGPMAFRVSGTSEAHKVKIWKAVSHMTWGFYCFFAYVLPITQSPLTVYGVVQQTPLLEAVTSQPSHDEQQRLAICFAAPASHISFFLSDANSKKEKKETLSGSLQLTAFPTRASYDFVALRLLYSYTNHAGTDLFDGRNAASLQVLHASSMMTNLWIYRSIYTIKHEFWAAEYCSSVAHALLPSLETNTSTPVVHDIVGRACCILNEMACAGVSGRAGELLKGIEERARASRIRVPAYGRQEADEEAHGGGAMIVLRGVRVFDGAEGGEGGMLDGADGRHNVRFGKTIADISRASAKK
- a CDS encoding amidohydrolase, whose amino-acid sequence is MSPSTCQSPFQPATAHSIPSLPCWITEIICPLNNHTRLSCIRILKIPLKWEHTWFLNSPTRTLRKRYRGGAMVKVLIQNVRVFDSETILEPGNVVFTRSAGNIQNYMADDSDAETSDFVIDGRGCTLIPGLIDVYANVKGANAALGMYASLGVTTILDMSSTTQQCQAMRVYAAGRTGISSFLTCGTEPSPARGYQPQLYDSPDSYIIRTREDAVAYVSLKSSGPDSSDFIKVSVDPESFDDDILKTLADAAHAHGKLIIARTAGKASYERALRAGFDVFAHAPLDAPIDTVLARRMAAKNAIFVPTLTMMRRRALTNDPTADNTTTEPSHSFDRTTANRDPVERPRTDVVPGGSYDHATQSVRTLHEAGVTICAGTTANPVLGSQIPFGDSLHEELRLLVEAGMPVIHALRSATCVAATAFRLSDRGIVRGGLRADLVLVEGNPLEDITATRKIRKVWIRGEEIEPSVAARGGGKHT
- a CDS encoding Serine threonine-protein kinase sid2, translated to MSGFMANLFPGGARDTHAASRPETPTRNSFVNPSSTPQGSPSKRTLPPGAHELPDAFDNALKLNTPVLERPRLDRPLSVITTPQSTGRGNENSPNVDESVLHKGAISTGSPLKKSHGQENTPPIPRLGGNDSPYQQSHAAISRHELYQPKEKAVTPRNKFNTQRALTPEELEILQRPNVRRLVNVTQLYFLDYYFDLLTYVGSRQNRLTAFQSEIPPPPETDEATYNQMWQKYKGRERANLRKRRVRLRQGDFQILTQVGQGGYGQVFLAQKKDTREVCALKVMSKKLLFKLDEVRHVLTERDILTTAKSDWLVRLLYSFQDDKSIYLAMEYVPGGDFRTLLNNTGVLSNRHARFYIAEMFCSVDALHQLGYIHRDLKPENFLVDSTGHVKLTDFGLAAGMLAPAKIESMRVRLEKASETSVPFGKPMDKRTVAERREGYQTMRAKDTNYAKSIVGSPDYMAPEVLRGDEYDYTVDYWSLGCMLFEALTGFPPFAGSTPDETWRNLKHWREVLKRPVWEDPNYFLSNRTWNFITTCINSRSKRFSNIKEIFDHHYFAEVDWDTLRSTKAPFVPELDSETDAGYFDDFTNEADMAKYKEVHDKQQALETMADRDDEMGKSLFVGFTFRHRKTTDDASPRKPIPFKEEEDTFGTML
- a CDS encoding WW domain binding protein 11; its protein translation is MPKERNFNPVQAQRKADKAKAIKKGKAEVQSRRNEKLARRNPERIQKQIDDLKAVTTGGGKLSRHEEQVLEGLEKELHAVKKAREVLGDKAPTFGRGSYDRDGDASRGVLGKRRRDNDELTSDEDVPDEVKRIPMPRDTPPPIPKEVMDKWYAKRRARRQAEQAEQQKSEEKEDKPAAPEPKTVYEAKPMVRNLAQEAVSAFVPTAVKIKMDKGKGQAGLMEPEEADRLEQEGYLKSTTSVDETAIAGPRKAMVEDVEDDDV